In a genomic window of Nocardia fluminea:
- a CDS encoding NtaA/DmoA family FMN-dependent monooxygenase (This protein belongs to a clade of FMN-dependent monooxygenases, within a broader family of flavin-dependent oxidoreductases, the luciferase-like monooxygenase (LMM) family, some of whose members use coenzyme F420 rather than FMN.), whose product MGSERRKLKTVTGVSGSPDVYAAALDPTRSTLDEAIRIARIAQDNKIGALFAADLLSFGAQGAIGGQEPLIQLAALGAVTTDVGLIATVSTTFHHPYNLARLFGTLDHISNGRAAWNAVTSSLGEENYGDRDLPSPEQRYARATESIEVVNALFDSWRPGALRPDGAGGTTLDESLVRPIDFAGQHFSVRGPLNIPPLPQGRPVQFQAGQSAGGVELGARFAEVVFTSLSTLEDAITYTKKIRTRATELGRPDGLPLIFSSFHATYGATEEEARRLVREAAEATDFEAGRRQLADMLGGGIDLSELPLDKPIPEALLPQPDSVHRRRGRVEIFGKLAASGATLRELVIAAKDTGHWAAAGTPEQLADAIEERYRANVLDVISLGGLTDERTRDFVVNGLLPELRRRKLLDTDYLGGTYRANLELPAPTRG is encoded by the coding sequence ATGGGCAGCGAACGTCGAAAATTGAAGACCGTCACCGGGGTCAGCGGATCGCCGGATGTGTACGCCGCGGCACTCGACCCGACGCGCTCGACCCTCGACGAAGCGATCCGCATCGCGCGCATCGCGCAGGACAACAAGATCGGCGCGCTGTTCGCGGCGGACCTGCTCAGCTTCGGAGCCCAGGGGGCGATCGGCGGGCAGGAACCGCTGATCCAGCTAGCCGCCCTCGGTGCGGTGACCACCGATGTCGGCCTGATCGCCACTGTCTCCACGACGTTCCACCATCCCTATAACCTGGCCCGGCTCTTCGGCACGCTCGACCACATCAGCAACGGCCGCGCGGCCTGGAACGCGGTGACCTCGTCGCTGGGCGAGGAGAACTACGGCGACCGTGATCTGCCGAGCCCCGAGCAGCGCTACGCGCGCGCCACCGAATCCATCGAGGTGGTCAACGCGCTGTTCGACAGCTGGCGCCCCGGTGCGCTGCGGCCCGATGGTGCGGGCGGCACGACCCTGGACGAATCGCTCGTGCGGCCGATCGACTTCGCCGGACAGCATTTCTCGGTCCGCGGCCCGCTGAACATCCCGCCGCTGCCGCAGGGCAGGCCCGTGCAGTTCCAGGCCGGCCAATCCGCGGGCGGCGTCGAACTCGGCGCACGATTCGCGGAGGTGGTGTTCACCTCGCTGTCCACGCTCGAGGACGCGATCACCTACACGAAGAAGATCCGCACCCGCGCCACCGAGCTGGGCAGGCCGGACGGGCTCCCGCTCATCTTCAGCTCCTTCCACGCCACCTACGGCGCGACGGAGGAGGAAGCCCGCAGGCTGGTCCGTGAGGCCGCCGAGGCCACCGATTTCGAGGCGGGCCGCCGTCAACTGGCCGACATGCTGGGTGGCGGCATCGACCTGTCCGAGTTGCCGCTGGACAAGCCCATCCCGGAAGCCCTGCTGCCACAGCCGGATTCGGTGCATCGCCGGCGCGGCCGGGTCGAGATCTTCGGCAAGCTCGCCGCGTCCGGCGCGACGCTGCGTGAACTCGTCATCGCCGCCAAGGACACCGGGCATTGGGCGGCCGCGGGCACACCCGAACAGCTGGCCGACGCGATCGAGGAACGCTACCGGGCGAATGTGCTCGACGTGATCTCCCTCGGCGGGCTCACCGACGAGCGCACCCGCGATTTCGTCGTCAACGGTCTGCTGCCCGAGCTGCGCCGCAGGAAGTTGCTCGATACCGACTATCTGGGCGGCACGTACCGCGCGAACCTGGAACTGCCCGCGCCGACGAGGGGGTAG
- a CDS encoding mechanosensitive ion channel family protein has product MDTSLIAIDFQQGMTDAWSSVAQFVPKAVAFLVILLVGWIIAKVVAKIVNAVLERVGFDRLVERGEMRKMLSRSKYDASDIIAKIAYYAILLIALQIGFAVFGPNPVSALLTSIVAWLPKAVVAIIIVVIAAAIARAVSDLVSNVLGGLSYGTMLGRIAAVFIWGIGIIAALNQIGVATSVTTPILIAVLATIGGILVVGVGGGLVRPMEQRWSNWLGNLESEMPAMKGHAQAYQRGREDAARQGEPVAPAATEQGRQAWATPGATYPEGQPGWGGETAR; this is encoded by the coding sequence GTGGATACCTCCCTCATTGCGATAGATTTCCAGCAGGGCATGACCGATGCGTGGAGTTCGGTCGCGCAGTTCGTTCCCAAAGCGGTGGCGTTCCTCGTCATCCTCCTCGTCGGCTGGATCATCGCGAAGGTGGTCGCCAAGATCGTCAACGCGGTGCTGGAGCGCGTCGGATTCGACCGGCTGGTCGAACGCGGCGAAATGCGGAAAATGCTGTCGCGCAGTAAATATGACGCTTCCGACATTATCGCCAAGATCGCGTATTACGCGATTCTGCTGATCGCGCTACAGATCGGTTTCGCGGTATTCGGGCCGAACCCGGTCAGTGCGCTGCTCACCAGCATCGTGGCCTGGCTGCCCAAGGCCGTGGTCGCCATCATCATCGTGGTGATCGCCGCCGCCATCGCGCGCGCGGTCAGCGATCTCGTCTCCAATGTGCTCGGCGGCCTGTCCTACGGGACCATGCTCGGCCGGATCGCCGCGGTGTTCATCTGGGGTATCGGCATCATCGCCGCGCTCAATCAGATCGGTGTCGCCACGTCGGTGACCACCCCGATCCTGATCGCGGTGCTCGCCACCATCGGCGGCATTCTGGTGGTCGGCGTCGGCGGTGGCCTGGTCCGGCCCATGGAACAGCGCTGGAGCAACTGGCTGGGCAACCTGGAATCGGAGATGCCCGCGATGAAGGGCCACGCCCAGGCCTACCAGCGGGGACGTGAGGACGCTGCCCGGCAGGGTGAGCCGGTGGCGCCGGCCGCGACCGAGCAGGGTCGTCAGGCGTGGGCCACTCCGGGCGCGACCTACCCGGAGGGTCAGCCGGGCTGGGGTGGCGAAACCGCTAGGTAG
- a CDS encoding DUF6401 family natural product biosynthesis protein, with product MFAPGRALLELSAQRQMQQLDIEFGAPAAAVAAAAPGLSAVLDQHAAAVRDILTVGVDESARVPLVVLVAGYARGLLDHFAERADGFLAGPPENWHDADWLQLRLAALCAYAAD from the coding sequence ATGTTTGCGCCAGGTCGCGCGTTGCTCGAACTCTCGGCGCAACGACAAATGCAACAGTTGGATATCGAGTTCGGAGCTCCCGCGGCGGCGGTCGCGGCGGCGGCGCCCGGTCTGTCCGCCGTGCTGGACCAGCACGCGGCCGCGGTGCGTGACATTCTCACCGTCGGCGTCGACGAATCGGCACGGGTGCCCCTCGTCGTCCTGGTCGCCGGTTATGCCCGCGGGCTCCTCGACCATTTCGCCGAGCGTGCCGACGGCTTCCTTGCGGGCCCGCCCGAGAACTGGCACGACGCCGACTGGCTGCAGTTGCGACTGGCCGCGCTGTGCGCGTACGCCGCCGACTGA
- a CDS encoding SGNH/GDSL hydrolase family protein: protein MSAPRISWRTAVVTGATTVLAGSSAGTVSWATYRLLMTQAGAARAVIGRDTSKPPEADGVYAPGATVPEPWRKSTPFDLHLMIFGDSTAAGLGCLGAADVPGVRLARGLAEATGMRIRLSTKAISGATSKGLAGQVDAMFVAGPPPDAAVILVGANDITKKHSIRASARRLAAAVSRLREADALVVVGTCPNLGTVTAIQQPLRTIVANWSVRLAKAQTVATTIAGGIAVPMGSPLVASEFRASPEILFATDGFHPSAAGYELAAAQLLPVLIAQVRDRPALPVAQLET from the coding sequence GTGAGCGCACCCCGAATCAGCTGGCGGACCGCGGTCGTGACCGGAGCGACCACGGTGCTCGCCGGATCGAGCGCCGGAACCGTCTCCTGGGCGACCTATCGATTGCTGATGACGCAGGCGGGCGCGGCACGCGCGGTGATCGGCCGCGACACCTCCAAGCCGCCCGAGGCCGACGGTGTGTACGCGCCGGGCGCGACCGTGCCGGAACCGTGGCGCAAGTCGACACCGTTCGACCTGCACCTGATGATCTTCGGCGACTCCACCGCGGCCGGACTCGGCTGTCTCGGCGCTGCCGATGTGCCGGGGGTTCGGCTGGCCCGTGGGTTGGCCGAGGCCACCGGCATGCGCATCCGGTTGAGCACCAAGGCGATCTCGGGCGCCACCTCGAAGGGCTTGGCCGGACAGGTCGACGCGATGTTCGTCGCGGGGCCGCCGCCGGACGCGGCGGTGATCCTGGTCGGCGCCAACGACATCACCAAGAAGCACTCGATCCGGGCCTCGGCGCGCAGGCTCGCGGCAGCGGTGTCGCGGTTGCGCGAGGCCGATGCGCTGGTGGTGGTCGGCACCTGCCCCAACCTCGGCACCGTCACCGCGATCCAGCAGCCGCTGCGCACGATCGTCGCGAACTGGAGCGTGCGGCTGGCCAAGGCGCAGACGGTCGCGACCACCATCGCGGGCGGCATCGCCGTGCCGATGGGCTCGCCACTGGTGGCGTCGGAGTTCCGGGCCTCCCCCGAAATCCTGTTCGCCACCGACGGATTCCACCCTTCCGCCGCGGGTTATGAACTGGCGGCCGCGCAACTGCTTCCGGTGCTGATCGCGCAGGTGCGCGACCGCCCTGCCCTTCCCGTCGCGCAACTGGAGACGTAG
- a CDS encoding acyl-CoA dehydrogenase family protein: MVTVEELFAIDPLLSPEEREIRDTVARFGERRLRPHLADWFEEGTFPVREIAPELGKLGLLGMHLEGYGCAGASATAYGLACLELEAIDSGVRSMVSVQGSLAMAAVHFFGSEEQKQQYLPAMAAGEVIGCFGLTEPDFGSNPGGMRTRARRDGDDWILNGSKMWITNGSVADVAVVWAYAEEPGTDKPRVRGFLVPAGTPGFTTREIHRKLSLRASITAALDFDDVRLPADAVLPESRGLSSPLACLSEARFGIIFGALGAARDCLSSAIDYARTREVFDKPLAGYQLTQAKLADMALELGKGQLLALHLGRLKDRHEITGEQISAGKLNSTREALEIARECRTILGANGITLDYPVLRHANNLESVLTYEGTAEVHQLVIGKALTDANAFR; encoded by the coding sequence ATGGTCACTGTCGAAGAGTTGTTCGCCATCGATCCGTTGCTGTCGCCGGAGGAGCGCGAGATCCGCGACACGGTGGCGCGATTCGGGGAACGCAGACTGCGACCACACCTCGCCGACTGGTTCGAGGAGGGCACGTTCCCGGTTCGCGAGATCGCGCCGGAACTGGGCAAGCTCGGGCTGCTCGGCATGCACCTCGAGGGCTACGGCTGCGCGGGCGCCTCGGCCACCGCGTACGGACTCGCCTGCCTGGAACTCGAAGCCATCGACTCCGGCGTGCGCAGCATGGTGTCGGTGCAGGGCTCGCTGGCGATGGCGGCCGTTCACTTCTTCGGTTCCGAGGAGCAGAAACAGCAGTATCTGCCCGCGATGGCGGCCGGTGAGGTGATCGGGTGCTTCGGACTCACCGAACCGGACTTCGGGTCCAATCCCGGCGGGATGCGCACGCGGGCGCGCCGCGACGGTGACGACTGGATCCTGAACGGCTCCAAGATGTGGATCACCAACGGGTCGGTGGCCGATGTGGCCGTCGTCTGGGCCTACGCGGAGGAACCCGGCACCGACAAGCCACGGGTGCGCGGCTTCCTGGTGCCCGCAGGCACGCCGGGTTTCACCACTCGTGAGATCCATCGCAAGCTGTCGCTGCGCGCATCGATCACCGCCGCACTGGATTTCGACGACGTGCGGCTGCCCGCCGATGCCGTGCTGCCCGAATCACGCGGCCTCAGTTCGCCGCTGGCGTGCTTGAGCGAAGCGCGATTCGGCATCATCTTCGGTGCGCTCGGCGCCGCCCGCGACTGCCTGAGCTCCGCGATCGATTACGCCCGCACCCGTGAGGTATTCGACAAGCCGCTCGCGGGTTACCAGCTCACCCAGGCCAAACTGGCCGATATGGCGCTCGAACTCGGCAAGGGGCAGTTGCTCGCGCTGCATTTGGGCCGGTTGAAGGATCGCCACGAGATCACCGGCGAGCAGATCAGCGCGGGCAAGCTGAACAGCACGCGCGAGGCGCTCGAGATCGCCCGCGAATGCCGGACCATTCTGGGCGCCAACGGCATCACCCTCGACTACCCCGTGCTGCGGCATGCCAACAACCTCGAGTCGGTGCTGACCTACGAGGGCACCGCCGAGGTGCACCAGCTGGTCATCGGCAAGGCGCTCACCGACGCCAACGCGTTCCGGTAG
- a CDS encoding LysR family transcriptional regulator yields MDLSLARLRMLRELHRRGTITAAAAALHYTASAVSQQLAQLERDAGTRLFERRGRRVQLTDLGIVLAEHAEEILAAVERATQALEEAGGSVTAKITAGVWASVASGLLPDALTTLAASHPGILVRTTELAPESTAAAVRDGTLDLSFVLDYSNYPTTWDRGLERAVIGVERIHAAVPAGAVPAAGVTLAELSEHPWIIAPARSHFGHAARLAFQSAGLRPRIDHELEEQATSMAMVAAGLGVTLVSDLGLALRPPGVDIVALGDALTRTVSLAYRTNSAGRAALLLVVDAIRTAAAKKGLAPDIRTAPTVRRTSDAAGAQETE; encoded by the coding sequence ATGGACCTGTCTCTGGCCCGCTTGCGAATGCTGCGCGAACTTCACCGGCGCGGCACCATCACGGCGGCCGCGGCCGCTCTGCACTACACGGCATCGGCGGTATCCCAACAGCTCGCACAGCTCGAACGCGACGCGGGCACCCGGCTGTTCGAACGACGCGGGCGCCGGGTGCAGCTCACCGACCTCGGGATAGTGCTCGCCGAACACGCCGAGGAGATCCTGGCCGCGGTCGAGCGCGCGACCCAGGCGCTCGAGGAGGCAGGCGGATCGGTGACCGCGAAGATCACCGCGGGAGTGTGGGCGTCGGTGGCCTCCGGCCTGCTCCCCGACGCGCTCACCACCCTCGCCGCCTCGCACCCGGGCATTCTGGTGCGCACCACCGAACTCGCGCCCGAGTCGACGGCCGCCGCGGTCCGTGACGGCACGCTCGATTTATCGTTCGTCCTCGACTACTCGAACTATCCGACGACCTGGGACCGTGGCCTGGAGCGGGCGGTCATCGGTGTCGAACGGATCCACGCCGCCGTCCCCGCGGGCGCGGTGCCCGCGGCGGGGGTGACCCTGGCCGAGTTGTCCGAGCACCCGTGGATCATCGCGCCCGCCCGCTCGCATTTCGGGCACGCGGCGCGGCTGGCGTTCCAGTCCGCCGGGCTGCGGCCGCGCATCGACCACGAGCTGGAGGAGCAGGCGACCTCGATGGCGATGGTCGCGGCCGGGCTCGGCGTCACGCTGGTGTCGGATCTGGGTCTGGCGCTGCGCCCACCCGGGGTGGACATCGTCGCACTCGGCGACGCCCTCACCCGGACGGTGTCGCTGGCCTACCGGACCAACTCGGCGGGCCGAGCCGCGCTGCTGCTCGTGGTGGACGCGATCCGGACCGCCGCGGCGAAGAAGGGACTCGCTCCCGATATCCGCACCGCGCCGACCGTGCGCCGAACCTCAGATGCTGCCGGTGCTCAGGAAACCGAGTAG
- a CDS encoding Glu/Leu/Phe/Val dehydrogenase dimerization domain-containing protein, translating into MLNPGTSADPAVTPANHRCEPYLRLHWTDSHTDAVGYLVVHNLRGGLATGGTRMRAGCTLREVEDLARGMANKTATFDLPIGGAKGGIDFDPKDPRAVEVLERFCEAMRPWLDTHWVTAEDLGVPQHLIDQVFEKLDLDQSYHAAIRRSADPAATLARVRGGLNAAVDGGFLLGDVIGGFGVAHACLAAAVQWGQAPADTTAAIQGVGTMGGAAAYYLSEAGMKITAVADAAGTLYCPAGLDIPALLELRDGYGEIDRSRLPAGIEQMPRGDIVSADVDIFVPAAISYAITPDNSFDIRARVVVEAANAATTPEAEAMLAARGIPVLPDFVANAGAVAWAWWLLLGEVDDVPGTSFDRLRTTMHNKVAQMLSAWTDEGITPREIGHRWADDPAPLTGPVVIP; encoded by the coding sequence ATGCTGAACCCGGGCACATCGGCGGACCCGGCCGTCACTCCCGCGAACCATCGCTGCGAGCCGTACCTGCGTCTGCACTGGACGGATTCGCACACCGACGCTGTCGGCTACCTCGTCGTCCACAACCTGCGCGGTGGCCTGGCCACCGGCGGCACCCGGATGCGCGCCGGTTGCACCCTGCGCGAGGTCGAGGATCTGGCGCGCGGCATGGCGAACAAGACCGCCACTTTCGACCTCCCGATCGGCGGTGCCAAGGGTGGGATCGACTTCGATCCGAAGGATCCGCGTGCGGTGGAGGTGCTGGAGCGTTTCTGCGAGGCGATGCGCCCCTGGCTCGACACGCACTGGGTGACCGCGGAGGACCTGGGGGTCCCGCAGCACCTGATCGACCAGGTCTTCGAGAAGCTCGATCTCGATCAGAGTTACCACGCCGCGATCCGGCGCTCCGCCGACCCGGCGGCGACACTCGCGCGGGTGCGCGGTGGGCTCAACGCCGCGGTCGACGGCGGCTTCCTGCTCGGTGACGTCATCGGTGGTTTCGGTGTCGCGCACGCCTGTCTGGCCGCGGCCGTGCAGTGGGGGCAGGCACCTGCCGACACGACGGCCGCGATCCAGGGCGTCGGCACCATGGGCGGTGCGGCGGCGTACTACCTGTCCGAGGCCGGGATGAAGATCACCGCGGTGGCCGACGCCGCGGGCACGCTGTACTGCCCGGCGGGTCTCGACATTCCGGCGCTACTGGAGCTGCGCGACGGCTACGGCGAGATCGACCGGTCCCGGTTGCCCGCGGGCATCGAGCAGATGCCGCGCGGCGACATCGTCTCCGCCGACGTCGACATCTTTGTCCCCGCGGCGATCTCGTACGCGATCACGCCGGACAATTCGTTCGACATCCGGGCCCGCGTCGTTGTCGAAGCCGCGAACGCCGCCACCACACCGGAGGCCGAGGCCATGCTCGCGGCCCGCGGCATTCCGGTGCTGCCCGATTTCGTCGCCAACGCGGGTGCGGTGGCGTGGGCGTGGTGGTTGCTGCTCGGCGAGGTGGACGACGTCCCCGGCACCTCCTTCGACCGGCTCCGCACCACCATGCACAACAAGGTCGCCCAAATGCTGTCCGCGTGGACCGACGAGGGCATCACGCCGCGCGAGATCGGCCACCGCTGGGCCGACGACCCGGCACCGCTCACTGGGCCGGTCGTCATTCCTTGA
- a CDS encoding cystathionine gamma-synthase, with translation MSELGFSTRAVHAGYEPDPQTGAVNVPIYASSTFAQDGVGGMRGGYEYARTGNPTRTALEANLAALESGTYGRAFASGMAATDCALRAMLRPGDHIVIPDDAYGGTFRLIDKVFSQWGIEHSPAHIADLDAVRAAIRPNTKLVWIETPTNPLLSIGDIPQLADIAHEADAKLVVDNTFATPYLQQPLLLGADVVLHSTTKYIGGHSDVVGGALITNSADLDSDFAFLQNGAGAVPGPFDAFLTMRGIKTLAVRMEKHCDNAEVIAEFLTNHPAISQVIYPGLPTHPGYEIAQKQMRRSGGMISVRLAGGREAALKFCSRTEIFTLAESLGGVESLIEHPGAMTHASTEGSALEVPADLVRLSVGIEDISDLLADVEQALS, from the coding sequence ATGAGTGAGCTGGGATTCTCCACCAGGGCCGTGCACGCCGGATACGAACCCGATCCTCAGACCGGTGCGGTCAATGTGCCCATCTACGCGAGCTCGACCTTCGCCCAGGACGGCGTCGGCGGCATGCGCGGTGGCTACGAGTACGCGCGCACCGGCAACCCCACCCGCACGGCGCTGGAAGCCAACCTCGCGGCCCTCGAATCGGGCACGTACGGGCGCGCCTTCGCCTCGGGCATGGCGGCCACCGACTGTGCGCTGCGCGCGATGCTGCGCCCCGGCGATCACATCGTGATCCCCGACGACGCCTACGGCGGCACGTTCCGGCTCATCGACAAGGTCTTCAGCCAGTGGGGCATCGAGCACTCGCCCGCCCACATCGCCGACCTCGACGCGGTGCGCGCGGCCATCCGGCCCAACACCAAGCTGGTGTGGATCGAGACGCCGACCAACCCGCTGCTGAGCATCGGCGACATCCCGCAGCTGGCCGATATCGCCCACGAGGCCGACGCGAAGCTGGTGGTGGACAACACCTTCGCGACCCCGTACCTGCAGCAGCCACTGCTGCTCGGCGCCGACGTGGTGCTGCACTCGACCACCAAGTACATCGGCGGTCACTCCGACGTCGTCGGCGGCGCGCTGATCACCAACAGCGCCGACCTCGACTCCGACTTCGCGTTCCTGCAGAACGGCGCGGGCGCGGTGCCCGGCCCGTTCGACGCCTTCCTCACCATGCGCGGCATCAAGACCTTGGCCGTGCGGATGGAGAAGCACTGCGACAACGCCGAGGTCATCGCGGAGTTCTTGACCAACCATCCGGCCATCTCGCAGGTCATCTACCCCGGTCTGCCCACGCACCCCGGCTACGAGATCGCGCAGAAGCAGATGCGCCGCAGCGGCGGCATGATCTCGGTGCGCCTGGCCGGCGGCCGGGAAGCGGCACTGAAGTTCTGCTCGCGGACCGAGATCTTCACGCTGGCCGAATCGCTGGGTGGTGTCGAATCGCTCATCGAGCACCCTGGGGCGATGACCCACGCCAGCACCGAGGGCTCGGCGCTGGAAGTCCCCGCGGACCTGGTCCGGCTCTCGGTCGGCATCGAGGACATCAGCGATCTGCTCGCCGATGTCGAGCAGGCGCTGAGCTGA
- a CDS encoding cystathionine beta-synthase, translating into MRIADHVVDLIGNTPLVRLNSVVGSNAGLVAAKVEYLNPGGSSKDRIAVKMIDAAEQDGLLKPGGTIVEPTSGNTGVGLALVAQQRGYKCVFVCPDKVSEDKRNVLRAYGAEVVVCPTAVPPEHPDSYYNVSDRLVREIEGAWKPNQYSNPGGPDSHYETTGPEIWADTEGKVTHFVAGVGTGGTISGTGRYLKEVSGGKVKIIGADPEGSVYSGGTGRPYLVEGVGEDFWPSAYDASIPDEIIAVSDADSFEMTRRLAREEGLLVGGSCGMAVVAAIEVARRDPDAVVVVLLPDGGRGYLSKIFNDKWMSSYGFLQTPLEAGPEPLVGDVLRGKSGALPDLVHTHPSETLRDAIEILREYGVSQMPVVGAEPPVMAGEVAGSVTERDLLSAVFEGRANLTDSVAQHMSPSFPLIGSGEPLSTATKALSDSDALMVVEDGKPVGVITRHDLLGFLSTGSI; encoded by the coding sequence ATGCGCATCGCGGATCATGTCGTCGATCTCATCGGCAACACCCCCCTTGTTCGGCTGAACTCGGTGGTCGGCTCCAACGCGGGCCTGGTGGCCGCGAAGGTCGAATACCTGAACCCGGGCGGCAGCTCCAAGGACCGGATCGCGGTCAAGATGATCGACGCCGCCGAGCAGGACGGACTGCTGAAGCCGGGCGGCACGATCGTCGAGCCGACCTCCGGCAACACCGGTGTCGGCCTGGCGCTGGTCGCCCAGCAGCGCGGCTACAAGTGCGTGTTCGTGTGCCCGGACAAGGTCAGCGAGGACAAGCGCAACGTCCTGCGCGCGTACGGCGCCGAGGTCGTGGTCTGCCCGACCGCCGTGCCGCCGGAGCACCCCGACAGCTACTACAACGTCTCCGATCGCCTGGTCAGGGAGATCGAGGGCGCCTGGAAGCCCAACCAGTACTCGAACCCGGGCGGCCCCGACAGCCACTACGAGACCACCGGTCCCGAGATCTGGGCCGACACCGAGGGCAAGGTCACCCACTTCGTCGCGGGCGTCGGCACGGGCGGCACCATCTCCGGCACCGGCCGCTATCTCAAGGAAGTGTCCGGCGGCAAGGTCAAGATCATCGGCGCCGATCCCGAGGGCTCGGTGTACTCCGGCGGCACCGGCCGCCCGTACCTGGTCGAGGGGGTGGGCGAGGACTTCTGGCCCTCGGCGTACGACGCGTCGATCCCCGACGAGATCATCGCGGTCTCCGACGCGGACTCCTTCGAGATGACCCGGCGCTTGGCCCGCGAGGAAGGCCTGCTGGTCGGCGGTTCCTGCGGCATGGCCGTGGTCGCCGCGATCGAGGTCGCCCGCCGCGATCCCGACGCCGTGGTGGTCGTGCTGCTGCCCGACGGTGGCCGCGGCTACCTGTCGAAGATCTTCAACGACAAGTGGATGAGCTCCTACGGCTTCCTCCAGACTCCGCTGGAAGCGGGCCCGGAACCGCTGGTCGGCGACGTGCTGCGCGGCAAGTCCGGCGCCCTGCCCGACCTGGTGCACACCCACCCGTCGGAAACCCTGCGCGACGCCATCGAGATCCTGCGCGAATACGGCGTCTCCCAGATGCCCGTCGTCGGCGCGGAACCCCCGGTCATGGCGGGCGAGGTCGCGGGCAGTGTCACCGAGCGCGACCTGCTCTCCGCTGTTTTCGAGGGCCGCGCCAACCTCACCGACTCCGTCGCCCAGCACATGAGCCCGTCCTTCCCGCTGATCGGTTCGGGCGAACCTCTCTCGACCGCCACCAAGGCACTGTCGGATTCCGATGCGCTGATGGTCGTCGAGGACGGTAAGCCCGTCGGCGTCATCACCCGCCACGATCTACTCGGTTTCCTGAGCACCGGCAGCATCTGA
- the erm gene encoding ErmE/ErmH/ErmO/ErmR family 23S rRNA (adenine(2058)-N(6))-methyltransferase: protein MAQDFAHRNYSHTQRKVTGKSGGRTARDHARRTLSQNFLVDRAAVDSIVAAADPAGTVLEPGAGEGVLTHALARRGARVTAYEIDPLLAAKLSARTRAEDRIRVVRGDFTKAKAPREPFAVVGNIPFSVTAEIVDWCLTAPSLTSATLLTQREYARKRTGDYGRWSLLTATTWPWFTWELHGQVSRHSFRPVPSVDSAILRITRRSKPLVQQQSSYIELVRTGYSGIGGTVRASLRTRYRGVDEALTAAGIEHNTVVAFVHPDQWVELHSILTG, encoded by the coding sequence GTGGCGCAGGATTTCGCACACCGAAACTACTCACACACCCAGCGCAAGGTCACCGGTAAGAGCGGCGGTCGTACCGCCCGTGACCACGCGAGAAGAACACTGTCCCAGAACTTTCTGGTGGATCGCGCCGCCGTCGACTCGATAGTGGCGGCGGCCGATCCGGCCGGAACAGTTCTCGAACCCGGGGCGGGCGAAGGCGTTCTCACGCACGCACTGGCTCGCCGTGGTGCCCGGGTCACCGCCTACGAGATCGATCCACTGCTCGCGGCCAAGCTCTCGGCACGAACGCGTGCCGAGGACCGAATCCGTGTCGTCCGTGGTGATTTCACCAAGGCGAAGGCTCCCCGCGAGCCGTTCGCCGTGGTGGGCAACATCCCGTTCTCGGTGACCGCCGAGATCGTCGACTGGTGTCTCACCGCACCGAGCCTGACCTCGGCGACGTTGCTCACCCAGCGCGAATACGCCCGCAAACGCACCGGCGACTACGGCCGCTGGAGCCTGCTGACCGCGACAACCTGGCCATGGTTCACCTGGGAACTCCATGGACAGGTATCCCGGCACAGCTTTCGCCCGGTTCCGTCGGTCGACTCGGCGATCCTGCGCATCACCCGGCGATCGAAACCACTTGTCCAGCAACAGAGTTCCTATATCGAGCTGGTACGGACCGGCTACTCCGGGATCGGCGGAACCGTGCGTGCCTCCCTGCGTACCCGCTACCGGGGCGTCGACGAGGCACTGACCGCGGCCGGGATCGAGCACAACACTGTCGTCGCCTTCGTCCACCCGGACCAGTGGGTGGAGTTGCACTCGATTCTCACCGGCTGA